The Ananas comosus cultivar F153 linkage group 2, ASM154086v1, whole genome shotgun sequence genome contains a region encoding:
- the LOC109705597 gene encoding probable methyltransferase PMT9 isoform X2, which translates to MKGSLQSQQQQQQQRRGERGVVPRRKLFSSLLIAAVVALGLLCFYYGTSFGPALRLRRRRRRDSASYDGADPVFHSFIGDSESTTPAFSTLPPNHVVKSFPVCDMRLSELIPCLDRNLLYQLKLKLNLSLMEHYERHCPVQPRRHNCLIPPPIGYRIPIRWPASRDEVWKANIPHTHLAAEKSDQRWMVVNGDKINFPGGGTHFHTGADKYIIHIAQMLKFSNDKLNNGGKIRTVFDVGCGVASFGAYLLPLNIIAMSLAPNDVHENQIQFALERGIPSTLGVLGTRRLLYPSRSFELVHCSRCRIDWLQRDGILLMELDRVLRPGGYFVYSSPEAYAPDAKNRRIWSAMSDLVRRMCWRIASKKNQTVIWVKPLTNGCYLRRDIGVLPPMCDPDDDPDEVWNVSMKACITPYSKRIHRAKGSELLPWPQRLTAPPPRLEEIGSSPEKFFEDHEIWHYRVTQYWKQMESEIEKDLFRNVMDMRANVGGFAASLTNKDVWVMNVVPAVESGKLKIIYDRGLIGTVHDCGGEYSVSGV; encoded by the exons ATGAAGGGCTCGCTGCAgagccagcagcagcagcagcagcagcggagAGGAGAGCGCGGTGTCGTTCCTCGTCGGAAGctcttctcctccctcctcaTTGCCGCCGTCGTCGCCCTCGGCCTTCTCTGCTTCTACTACGGCACCTCCTTCGGCCCtgccctccgcctccgccgccgccgccgccgcgactCTGCCAGCTACGACGGGGCCGACCCCGTCTTCCACAGCTTCATCGGTGACAGCGAATCCACCACCCCCGCCTTCTCCACTCTCCCTCCTAACCACGTCGTCAAGTCCTTTCCT GTGTGTGATATGAGATTGTCGGAGCTGATTCCTTGCTTGGATCGGAACCTTCTCTACCAGCTCAAGCTGAAGCTCAACCTGTCGCTCATGGAGCATTACGAGCGCCACTGCCCGGTGCAACCTCGGCGCCACAATTGCCTCATCCCTCCTCCCATTGGGTACCGC ATTCCGATAAGGTGGCCTGCAAGTCGGGATGAGGTGTGGAAAGCTAATATTCCGCATACCCATCTCGCGGCGGAGAAGTCGGACCAGAGATGGATGGTTGTTAATGGAGATAAGATCAATTTCCCCGGCGGCGGAACGCACTTTCACACGGGAGCTGACAAGTATATCATTCACATCGCGCAG ATGCTCAAGTTTTCGAATGACAAGCTGAATAATGGTGGAAAAATTCGGACTGTTTTTGATGTTGGCTGCGGAGTCGCGAGCTTTGGGGCATACCTTCTTCCTCTTAACATCATTGCAATGTCTCTGGCGCCTAACGACGTTCATGAGAACCAGATACAGTTTGCACTTGAGAGAGGAATTCCTTCAACTCTGGGTGTATTGGGGACAAGAAGGCTGCTGTATCCAAGCAGATCATTTGAGTTAGTCCACTGCTCTCGTTGTAGGATTGACTGGCTTCAAAGGGATGGGATTCTGCTGATGGAGTTGGATAGGGTGTTGAGGCCTGGGGGATACTTTGTGTACTCTTCTCCAGAGGCTTATGCTCCTGATGCAAAGAATAGAAGGATATGGAGTGCGATGAGTGATCTTGTTCGGAGGATGTGCTGGAGGATAGCTTCTAAGAAGAACCAGACAGTTATATGGGTTAAACCTTTGACAAATGGTTGCTACTTGAGAAGGGATATTGGAGTCCTTCCTCCCATGTGCGACCCTGATGATGATCCTGATGAAGTTTGGAATGTATCCATGAAGGCGTGCATAACTCCTTACTCAAAGA GAATTCATAGGGCAAAAGGCAGTGAACTGCTTCCATGGCCGCAAAGGCTTACAGCACCACCCCCTCGCTTAGAAGAGATAGGATCCAGTCCTGAGAAGTTCTTTGAAGACCAT GAGATTTGGCACTATAGGGTGACACAGTATTGGAAGCAAATGGAATCTGAGATAGAAAAGGATTTGTTTAGAAATGTTATGGATATGAGGGCAAACGTTGGGGGTTTTGCAGCATCACTCACAAATAAAGATGTCTGGGTGATGAATGTCGTTCCTGCTGTTGAATCTGGGAAACTGAAGATAATCTATGACAGAGGTTTAATAGGAACTGTTCATGACTG
- the LOC109705597 gene encoding probable methyltransferase PMT9 isoform X3, with translation MKGSLQSQQQQQQQRRGERGVVPRRKLFSSLLIAAVVALGLLCFYYGTSFGPALRLRRRRRRDSASYDGADPVFHSFIGDSESTTPAFSTLPPNHVVKSFPVCDMRLSELIPCLDRNLLYQLKLKLNLSLMEHYERHCPVQPRRHNCLIPPPIGYRIPIRWPASRDEVWKANIPHTHLAAEKSDQRWMVVNGDKINFPGGGTHFHTGADKYIIHIAQMLKFSNDKLNNGGKIRTVFDVGCGVASFGAYLLPLNIIAMSLAPNDVHENQIQFALERGIPSTLGVLGTRRLLYPSRSFELVHCSRCRIDWLQRDGILLMELDRVLRPGGYFVYSSPEAYAPDAKNRRIWSAMSDLVRRMCWRIASKKNQTVIWVKPLTNGCYLRRDIGVLPPMCDPDDDPDEVWNVSMKACITPYSKRIHRAKGSELLPWPQRLTAPPPRLEEIGSSPEKFFEDHEIWHYRVTQYWKQMESEIEKDLFRNVMDMRANVGGFAASLTNKDVWVMNVVPAVESGKLKIIYDRGLIGTVHD, from the exons ATGAAGGGCTCGCTGCAgagccagcagcagcagcagcagcagcggagAGGAGAGCGCGGTGTCGTTCCTCGTCGGAAGctcttctcctccctcctcaTTGCCGCCGTCGTCGCCCTCGGCCTTCTCTGCTTCTACTACGGCACCTCCTTCGGCCCtgccctccgcctccgccgccgccgccgccgcgactCTGCCAGCTACGACGGGGCCGACCCCGTCTTCCACAGCTTCATCGGTGACAGCGAATCCACCACCCCCGCCTTCTCCACTCTCCCTCCTAACCACGTCGTCAAGTCCTTTCCT GTGTGTGATATGAGATTGTCGGAGCTGATTCCTTGCTTGGATCGGAACCTTCTCTACCAGCTCAAGCTGAAGCTCAACCTGTCGCTCATGGAGCATTACGAGCGCCACTGCCCGGTGCAACCTCGGCGCCACAATTGCCTCATCCCTCCTCCCATTGGGTACCGC ATTCCGATAAGGTGGCCTGCAAGTCGGGATGAGGTGTGGAAAGCTAATATTCCGCATACCCATCTCGCGGCGGAGAAGTCGGACCAGAGATGGATGGTTGTTAATGGAGATAAGATCAATTTCCCCGGCGGCGGAACGCACTTTCACACGGGAGCTGACAAGTATATCATTCACATCGCGCAG ATGCTCAAGTTTTCGAATGACAAGCTGAATAATGGTGGAAAAATTCGGACTGTTTTTGATGTTGGCTGCGGAGTCGCGAGCTTTGGGGCATACCTTCTTCCTCTTAACATCATTGCAATGTCTCTGGCGCCTAACGACGTTCATGAGAACCAGATACAGTTTGCACTTGAGAGAGGAATTCCTTCAACTCTGGGTGTATTGGGGACAAGAAGGCTGCTGTATCCAAGCAGATCATTTGAGTTAGTCCACTGCTCTCGTTGTAGGATTGACTGGCTTCAAAGGGATGGGATTCTGCTGATGGAGTTGGATAGGGTGTTGAGGCCTGGGGGATACTTTGTGTACTCTTCTCCAGAGGCTTATGCTCCTGATGCAAAGAATAGAAGGATATGGAGTGCGATGAGTGATCTTGTTCGGAGGATGTGCTGGAGGATAGCTTCTAAGAAGAACCAGACAGTTATATGGGTTAAACCTTTGACAAATGGTTGCTACTTGAGAAGGGATATTGGAGTCCTTCCTCCCATGTGCGACCCTGATGATGATCCTGATGAAGTTTGGAATGTATCCATGAAGGCGTGCATAACTCCTTACTCAAAGA GAATTCATAGGGCAAAAGGCAGTGAACTGCTTCCATGGCCGCAAAGGCTTACAGCACCACCCCCTCGCTTAGAAGAGATAGGATCCAGTCCTGAGAAGTTCTTTGAAGACCAT GAGATTTGGCACTATAGGGTGACACAGTATTGGAAGCAAATGGAATCTGAGATAGAAAAGGATTTGTTTAGAAATGTTATGGATATGAGGGCAAACGTTGGGGGTTTTGCAGCATCACTCACAAATAAAGATGTCTGGGTGATGAATGTCGTTCCTGCTGTTGAATCTGGGAAACTGAAGATAATCTATGACAGAGGTTTAATAGGAACTGTTCATGACTG